Genomic window (Drosophila willistoni isolate 14030-0811.24 chromosome 2L unlocalized genomic scaffold, UCI_dwil_1.1 Seg196, whole genome shotgun sequence):
CAATCTGCATAAGTATGTAActatctatgtatatagatagtatgtgtgtgtgtgtatatgtaagAGATGGAATGGAATCTACCAATTGGCAATCGGTTACGTGACTGGTCAGAGAACCGTTACAATGGCCTGCAGCTGCCTAACTATTCAACAAACTCCATGTGTCACAAAAGTGTCTAAACCAAAGACCAAACCGTTAAgttgaaatacattttttttgtttttttggtagtATTTTAATTGGTATTATGTATAGAATAAAGAGGAGAGAAATTTACGTTTTTATCTATGGTAGAGCAGCGGCCGTTGACAGTGCAAGaaactgatgatgatgatgatgttgatgatgaggCGACAGCTTGACCTGCTGCCCGTTGCTGATCGTTGACCGTTGCTTGTAATCAAAACACAATTCTTGGCCCGGCGGCACGTCTGAACTTGAGTtgagttaaacaaaaaaaaaataagccaACTTTATATATGATTAAAAGATTATGTGTCAGCAGTGGAGCTgattcttttgattttgattatttttactAGATATTTCAACAAGACAACACAGATAACAACACGATTAACAAGAAGATTATCAAAAATGTTCACAGAAATTCCGATGCGAGGCACGATCACAGAGTTATGAATTGCACGTTTTAATCGCGCGCGTTTTATATAgtaatttatattaaaattgtttactttgttttttttttttttggtattattAACGGTCTTCAATCCCAAAGTGTGTGTGGAGGCAAGGGGGGTGTGGCTGTGGCTATGGCATTTGgccgaaatgaaaataaaaaaccagtTATGTACTTTCAACGTTTTCGTCAATTTTTTTCGTCAAATAAATTATGCACAAAGTTGCGGGCAGGCAGTTTCACTTTgcctttaacttttttttttttgtatgttggtTTGTCGGAGAAATGGGAATGTGTGCCAATATGTTAAAAGAGCGGAAATGGCCATAAGCGAGAGGTAAAAGTGGACCCCCCGCCACCTCGCCCCGCCGGCCAACCATCTTCCTCACGAAGGTGTGGCATAAACGAGACGAAAATGTTtgttaacaaatatttttgtcaGAGGAAAGTGGCCAACGTTGCcgcaaaaacacaaacaaaatctCAAAACTCGAACTCAAaccaaaacccaaaacaacaacatcaaaaaacaaaaaaaaaattgcaatctCTTTTAAGCGATCACAGAAGGCCAGTGGCAGCAGATACCTGTCGCGCCCTGCAACATACCTGGGCAATCAACCTATCCCAACGGGTTTTTCTGAGTCGCAGCGAATGCTGCCAACTGACAACTGCCAAGTGAGTTAACATACACAGGAAAAGGAAAGGTATGTGGACGGGGGGACAAAAAATCTCTGCACTTCCTTCTTGGAGTAACAATCTatctcagtgtgtgtgtgtgttgtctgGGATTTCCGCAATAGCAACCTACAAGTGCATATATATCTACAGAAATTTATGTATCTATCGAACTAACACACTAAGTAAGTCAAAAAGGGGCAAAAACTGGGCAAAAATCGAAGCCATACAAAATGgcagcaagagcaaaaaaaaaaaaaaatgcatttgaaaaggaaaagactgttttttttctctctttggAATCTATCTAAACATATGCCcctattgaaaatatttctgCTTCAAAAGGTTCATTAAACTGGTTTTATTTTgccccaacacacacacacacacaatgggAGAGACtccaaaataatacaaaaaaaaaaaagttgatatATCTAAAAGAAACACACAGAATGCGGAGCTGGAGACGAAAGCAACAATGACCGCATTTTGGTTATATTAGCATATTTCTTTAGCCTCTTAGAAATCTCACACGAAAATCTTTTCAATTCGCTACACATTCCAGGTAACACAATGTCGTTTTGTCCattcgttgttgttggttcttcacttttcttttttgatggaatttcttttattttcctttcgggcgttaaaaacaaacaatgaaaaagCCTTTACATTTAAATTGCTCTTTGCCTGTATTTCTTTGCACAATTCACTGAAAATTTCCATACATATAGATTAACAATATATGTAATTCTTGGCCAATTCTAGGCTTGCTATGCAATTTagcgattgctttcaattttCACTTAGCGCCGACGTGTCAGTTTCGTTTCAAACGCGAGCTATGACTGGGCTATAACCAAACTCTCAAGCCACAATCGCATCTCTCTGTAAGGCCTATGAGCGAACCCGTCGAGCAGGTAAAAACTGAGCGCAATAGAGCGTAAACGAGCAGGCCAGAGACCGTGAGAGACACCGATCAAGCCACAGGTGAGccagcgagagagagagatagagtaCAGGTGAGCGATGAGCaaacagagagagggagagcaaAGTTAAGAGACTTCATAGTAGTCTCTCAATTCGCCGCACTGTGGTTCATTTTATCATTTTATATCTTGAATGAATGATATTCAATTGGATATATTGGATAATATTGCCTTAGAAGCCCAATCTTAATAATTTAAGgctatatttataataatatatatatattttatattttttatattaaaatcacaatagaatttttttcttaaacttCCAAAGGTAACTAAGATTTTGCACATCAATTTTCCTTCAACTTATTTGAATACTAATTTGGATTTATTTCGGCAAGTTCATTTACTAAGATCCAAGTCTATATTTCAGAAAgcttttaatataaatattcatTGATCTCTTTAGATTTGTTTTGGGAATATATAACTTCAATTTTATAGCTCCTAGAAAAAACTAAGttattatatttattcttattcTTCGAAAAATACTAGAATTAAaggaaacaaatatttttacattttacaaAATGTGATATAGaacaaaatgggaaaaaaaatttgttgttatttgattttaagtacctTTAACGTAAAAGAACAAACAATTTAGTTGATTTAAGACAGTTTTTTTTACCAGTATctttcaaatttcattaacatatttttcaatttctgactgaaaaaaaattcttgaattatgcatatttaatggattaaaatgtttaaaaaaactCAACTTTCTTATAATTAATGGAttcaaatgttaaaaaataaataaataataaataaaacctatacaaaataaatagatTAAACCTCAAAAATGTAACTATAAATATCTGAATTAGAAATTGTGATtgatattaaattaataaagatTAGTTAAACTTGTTAAATaatgtaaaaaattaaatttttgattaatttagaattgcaaataatgaataaatatAGTTATGAAGTATTTTTCGATCGGATTTTTCCTTGTTTctcattaattttaatatttatctGGGAATActctaaaaatattaaaattaaaaataaatagaatgaataaaaaaatctaaaaaatgTAATCTAATAGAATCgattttatgcatttttcctTGGgtcaatttaataaataaaatataatgaatatttcaaaaaaactATATTAATAActgtgtacatatatttagtaGATCTctaagaaaaaaagtaaaaataagttACATTACCTAATTTCTACctcttttataaattttctaGCATATTAAATTGTCGACGCCCCCAATTTTCTAATTTACTTATAGATTCGCcactgttttaaatttttcttttggagATTTCTTCTTATCTAAAATATTTCTTCTAGTTTTATATGCTTAACCAATTCGATCATCTTGTTTGAATTTAAAGTCATCAATCTGACTTCATTTGATTGAACTTCTTCATTTATTTACACAACAAACAAGTTGATCTAACAAGAATGTTGCCTTACTTAATAAGGAACTAAGTACGCCCACAGTTCAATCTActtatgaatatatattttcggTTTCTGGCAGAGTAAACTCACCTGGCACAGTTTCGCCATTGAATGTGATCTGCACAGTGTGTGTTCCATGTTCATGGGGAGTAAAACTGGCTATGAATCGCTGTCCTCCCAGCGAGCGCACCGAGGAAGTGACTCTGCCGCCATTTACCAAGATCTCCAAATTGCCCGAACCGGCCTTGGAGCCATCGATTTCGAATTCCACAGGACGACCAATCGAACCGTTTGGTATATCCTGGACACGTATGGCTCTAGCACCCGTTGCATTGCTATCTATGGGTCGGAAACGTGAAAGTGAACTATAACCATAGCCAGGGCCATGGCCATTGCTTTCGGTGACAACATGTTCACTTGATTCCTTCACCGTTTTCGTATAGCCGCCAGATTTATCGGTATAGGTATTATTTGAATGCGATTTGACTGTAATGGCACTGGGTCTGCAAGGGCAAGAAATGCAAAGGAATGAGCATTTGAACTGGGAATGGTAGTCCTTTTTCTTGTCTTACTTGTAGCGCTCTCCATCGTCTGGGGAATCCCGGCGATAATCcgattgctgttgctgctgctgttgctgtttgtGCAAGGCAAACTTATTGTACTGGGTATTCCTTTGCGTTTCATGATCCAAATCGGGACGATTATATTGAAGTTCCGTATTCAATTGCTTCTCGGTCATATTCGCCAGTGATTCGAGCGAATTGTGCGAGAGCATATGTTTGGTCTTATTGATCACATCCCAGCTATCACGACGAGCTGAGGCTGGTTTCATCGAAGAAACTCTCACATTCGAAGAGTGATCGATACGTGGCTCTGGGGAACCTGAACGACGCAAACGTTCTGTGGTCCCATAGAGCGAGGGACTGGCACGGACATTCGCGGCTGAGTCGGTGACATAGTTGGACGAGGACTTGTAggtcgatgatgatgactttTCCACAGTGCGTGTTGTTTCATAGCCATTCTACAAGGGAGTGAATGAGGATGAAAGTTATTTATTACTCTTCAATGGTCATCTTCCAAAGGACTTACCTTATTTAGAGTGCTCGTTATGGGACTGCCCATGCGATGGGTAGCTGTCGTTATATAGGCACTATTGGGTGAATACCTTTGAATGGGCGACACGGAGGCATGTCTTGGACTACCCAAACCAGTTAGATTACGCGACGAGCTTTCATATTGATTTGATGTCTTGATGGTCAGAGGACTATGATTATGCACTTCGCTGGAGCGTGTCTGTTATTGGAGGATtgtagaaaaataaatattaagatAGTTCCATCAAAGAATAAGTATTTTCTTTAGATTAAgggattctttttttttctttgggcaagacgaaacaaacaaatttagtTACATTCAGTGTGGGACTAGGTATTGGACTGAGGGAACTgctctgctgttgctgctgttggagGCGTTGATAGGTGCTCGTACTGGTACTGCTGCTACTGGTTCCTATCAGATGTTTGCTCTCTTCCCGTGGTGAGGTCAACTTGGGTTTTGTGACTACCCGACGTTGGCTGTACAATTCATTCTCCTTGTCATAGTAGTAATCGTTTTTGGTCGAACTACTGTTTGAGGTTTTGGAATCGCGACGACCTCCCATGGGATTTTCCGTATACAGATCGGTTGAATTGAGATACTTCACAGTGGGTGAAGCACTAGTCAACGGAGGTGTGTTGTTCTCCTGTCAAAGGTAattttgagtgtgtgtgtgtgtgtgtgtgttgggggAGTTGTTAGTTCATAGCCAAAAACATTCAATTTTGATGGGATAGTTTCAGTGTgggtggtgtgtgtgtgtgtgtcttgtgTCTTTGAGGGTAAGAAAGCGTTAGCCAAAATGCCCGTGCCAGTGCCCTTAATGCCGCATGCTGATATCTCGACCTCAAAtgaaggatcgttacaacttACCTCACTTTCCCGCTTGTAGTACCTAGAACTGGTTGTGTGATAGTCAGTGGTATCCAATTTGGGTGAATACTGTGGCGAATAGCTGCTAGTACGCTCCGCCGTATTGTGCCTCGACAAGGATGACGTATTATTGCGATAGTCATTGTGCCGGGTATTGGTCGTCGAAATAAAGTGCATCGAAGGACTCTCGGAACGATTTTTGCTATCGTGCAGAGGACTGCTACGCGTCTTGCCCGAACGTCCCTTAGTGCCAACGCGCATTCTGTATTGGGATTTTGAAAAGGAGGTATTTAGTTAATTATAAGTTTAGTTAAATATAAGACAAATTCTTGAACAAAAAGTCGACTCAACAAATAAGGGTTGCTCTGCAGCAAGGCTAAATTCGTTTAGGAAAATTCACAGGAGTGAGGAAGTTGTATGCTATATGTGGTCATTTATAGAAGTAGATTTTCCATTTGCTAATTTGATCATAAAAAAGTTTGAACTACAATAAACTACAATAAGTGTAGACACACTCCCGAGCAACCGATTAGAACCCCTAATAGCCACCTATTTAAAATTAAGACTGTATTTCTGATAATATCTCCCTCTCGTAATCGATATAGTAAATACAAAATGATTACAGTAAGTTTTATCAACGAATTGTGCACATATACACCTCAAAAATTTAATGATCTATATCGGAATTTGCAttccaattaaatattatctTCCTAATCGTATCCACATTCGAATTTGGATTCAACTGTTAAtaagtgaaattaaaattacctattttaaaatttgtattctCATAAAAAATAACTAGGTTATTTTAATCTAGCCATAAAAATTGGGACACAACTGTTTAATAAGTATTAACAAAAAATGGATTCAGATTTGAGCCAAGGAAAGATGTTCttaaaaatgtgtttttcttagatttttaaactgaaaatTCATAAGAAACATTCGTAATGCCACAGTTTAAAGACATAATAGCTCGAGCCTTTAGCTAATATTTTACATGGGAAAATAGATAGAAAATAGATAAACAGatatctatttttatttaaatagaaacTATTTCTTAAGCTACTTCTAGTTCATCAACATCTACTATAAGCCAATATTATAAGTAGCTTTTCCTGAAGAAAAGAGAATAATAGATTCAAGTTCAGTCCGGACTGAAAGAAAATTGACTgtctaaaataaattttcggGAGTTTGTCTAAATTTTCAAGGAACTAAATTTCTATAACTGTTGCCAAATTCAAACGAACCTAAATTATggtttataaaatttatggtTGATTATACTCACATGAATGGCGATCCCTTGACATCGTAGCCATTAAAGTAGATATAGACGCGATATTTGCCATTTTGTCGCGGCATAAATGTCACACGGTATTTGTTTTCGACAATTTTCTCCACCGAACAGACCAACGAGTGCTTATCATGGACAATGTCCACATGCAACTCCCCAGAGACACCGACACCGCGAGCATCCACCTCAAAGGTGTGTGCACGCAGCGGCATGGCTCCATCGAGGCCATGCACAGAGACACCAGATGCATCGAATACGGCACAGGTGAAGGGTCCGCCCTGTATGTGCCTGCCCTGATAGGTGATGGCTATTTCCCAGATGCCCGCTTCGTCTGGCTTGAATATGGCACTGTGCCCCTCGTCGATTTTCTTCAGGGGACAATTATGTGAAATGCCCGTGGGTGAGACGGCTGTCACCAGAATATCCTCGGTTTTGGGTGCACCCGTGGCATTGACCAGAACCTCAACTAAACTGCCCAGAGCACAGGGTGCCATGCCGGGTGGGGCGACTTGCAGGAGTCGCGGCAGGACACGGAAGAAATGACCACCCAAACTATCCTCACCGATTTCCACGACAATTTCATGCATGCCATAACGTTCCGGTACATAGACTCCTTCGCCGTGGACATTCAGACGCACGGGCTGCGCCGGTTGACCGGAAGGTGGCACCACATGGCAACGCACTGAATTCAGACTGATATCCCGGGACAATACATCGATACGGAAATGCGTCTGCgtgtgaaataaaaattaaccaTTAATAAAGACTCAACAGGCTATGAGTGGGTGGTGGAGGGGGACTTACCGGTTCACCGACTCGTCCGGAAGTGCTCTCCAAGTAAACATTAACCAGGTCGGAGAGCGGCGGCCGAGGCGGCACCCATTGCAAATGGGCAGCATATGCCATTATGCCCAGATGTTCCACTTCCGGATTGGCCATATCCTTGGGTGTGAGTATGGGCTGAACACCCAGCTTGGAGCCAGCATCGACCGCTTTCCTAATATTATTCTCATAATGAAAAGGATCCGCACTTAGCTTCTCTGGAGCAGGAGCTGAACCGCCCAAGCCCTTGATAATTTCACACATTACACGGCCATCGTTCCAGTCAGTCtatagaaaaaaaggaaaaacattttaGAAGACTTTGAGGATTGATTGGAAAACTTTGTTCAAACTCACTGTAAAGTTCTTGACCGGATCTTTGACTTGGGTATTAACCCATCTCATGGTGGCATTATAGCCAGGACCTCCGGGTTTCATGAAGTACGACAAATACGTCATGCCGGACAACTCATCCAGCCAGGGGGAGGCCAAATATTCCGGCTCCAAGACTTTGGGTACACCAAATTCACGTTGAGCCAAATTCATGGCATTGGTACAGTTGCGCACAGATTGACTAGGATCCAGGCTACGCCAGTGAGGAAACAAACCCGGCTGACAATAATCCAACAGAGCGGCCAGATTGACACCACTATTCCAGTCGGTGGTCAAATTGGTGATCTTGCAATCGGGCAGGGCGGCCTGAAGCCATGCCAACATTAGTTTGCGTGGCGGGAATTTACTCCTGCCGATCTGATAGCGGACAATTAGCGACCAGATTAGACCCAGAATGAGCTTCACATTGCCATTGACAATATCCACATTGCCAATGTTCACCAGCTTAATGTGATCCGCTTCAATCGACTTAAGAGCCGTTGAGGCATTCTCAAGGAAATGATGCTGATTCGCCGGCCGGCGATTCCATGAGGGTTTCAGGGGACGCGTCTGCAGGGATTCAACCAAGGCGCACAGGCAAGTGCCATCACAGAAATCAGTGGCCCAGTCATGAACCTGTGAAATAAGGAATAATTAACTATCGTCGTTTCCCCACTTTCGTAATGAgcaacaacggcaacaacaacaacaaccacaagcAAACGAATTGTCCCAGTTTTTAGGTGCAAACGCTTTGCTTTGGATTGGAATGACTTGAGTTGAGTTAAGTTGAGTTGGTttcggtttggtttggtttgggtTGGGCCTGAGAATCTATTTTATTCACATGACAGTGGGTAAGGCTTTCTCCCCCATTCGTCGCATTTGACATAAAGCTTTTTATCTACTGGTTGTCAGCCAGCTGGCTCACTCCACagaggtggaggtggaggtggaggtgAAGGAGGAGGCAAAATCTGGAGACAATCGCGTGTCTGTTGCTGTTTGTTtgcattgtttttgttgctgctgccataGAAGAAAATATTCATTGGTTGCCATAAAAATCTTTGCACATAGTAGTCATTGTACACAGACATATTTGAGCAAGTGtctatttgtgtgtgtgtgtgtgtgtgtagttgtTGCCTCATCTCATCGCATCTCATCTCATTGTGATGCCGCCTAACAAGCTGTGGCTGCCACTTTTCTTGCGTTTCGCCGTTTTGCTGTTATTCACGGCCTCCAACCGCGGGGcaatttttcgtttgttgttcTCTGACAGGCGAATaacctttaaatttttcattacCGCCCTTTTCATTGAGAAGTAACTGCATTTCCTGCTCTAAAGGAAAGCAGAATAACTTTTCATCGGAATAATCCACTTTAATATCAAAACAATTTGAGAAGAATGTGAATTCTTTAGTAACATTGTTTCTTgtgttaaacaaatttaacattCTTGGttccaaattaaattaaaatataatataaataaattaaacagaAAGGTGTTTGTCGGGTCATGCCGATAATATTGGACACCTATCTTGTAATCAAGACAACTTAGTCATCTTTTCTTAATGCTTTTTTGAAACATTAAAGAAAGTTAATGGCAGTGACGTCATCCACCTACAGTGGAGAGCACATGTGGATACATGTTTCGATACTAAGACTTTGATTGGCtttaaaacccagaaaaatgCAGTAAGTGATTCCAAATTTTTAGCAAAAATGCATTAATAATATATCCGAAACACACGGCCAAG
Coding sequences:
- the LOC6640245 gene encoding filamin-B isoform X4, producing the protein MDVKDIKGAKVTHAGLLKHNNDGTTETQKITHAGLVARSPEGTAAKGMNIRGNEDLWVEIQANTFRNWVNEHLRETGMQVHDWATDFCDGTCLCALVESLQTRPLKPSWNRRPANQHHFLENASTALKSIEADHIKLVNIGNVDIVNGNVKLILGLIWSLIVRYQIGRSKFPPRKLMLAWLQAALPDCKITNLTTDWNSGVNLAALLDYCQPGLFPHWRSLDPSQSVRNCTNAMNLAQREFGVPKVLEPEYLASPWLDELSGMTYLSYFMKPGGPGYNATMRWVNTQVKDPVKNFTTDWNDGRVMCEIIKGLGGSAPAPEKLSADPFHYENNIRKAVDAGSKLGVQPILTPKDMANPEVEHLGIMAYAAHLQWVPPRPPLSDLVNVYLESTSGRVGEPTHFRIDVLSRDISLNSVRCHVVPPSGQPAQPVRLNVHGEGVYVPERYGMHEIVVEIGEDSLGGHFFRVLPRLLQVAPPGMAPCALGSLVEVLVNATGAPKTEDILVTAVSPTGISHNCPLKKIDEGHSAIFKPDEAGIWEIAITYQGRHIQGGPFTCAVFDASGVSVHGLDGAMPLRAHTFEVDARGVGVSGELHVDIVHDKHSLVCSVEKIVENKYRVTFMPRQNGKYRVYIYFNGYDVKGSPFIMRVGTKGRSGKTRSSPLHDSKNRSESPSMHFISTTNTRHNDYRNNTSSLSRHNTAERTSSYSPQYSPKLDTTDYHTTSSRYYKRESEENNTPPLTSASPTVKYLNSTDLYTENPMGGRRDSKTSNSSSTKNDYYYDKENELYSQRRVVTKPKLTSPREESKHLIGTSSSSTSTSTYQRLQQQQQQSSSLSPIPSPTLNTRSSEVHNHSPLTIKTSNQYESSSRNLTGLGSPRHASVSPIQRYSPNSAYITTATHRMGSPITSTLNKNGYETTRTVEKSSSSTYKSSSNYVTDSAANVRASPSLYGTTERLRRSGSPEPRIDHSSNVRVSSMKPASARRDSWDVINKTKHMLSHNSLESLANMTEKQLNTELQYNRPDLDHETQRNTQYNKFALHKQQQQQQQQSDYRRDSPDDGERYKPSAITVKSHSNNTYTDKSGGYTKTVKESSEHVVTESNGHGPGYGYSSLSRFRPIDSNATGARAIRVQDIPNGSIGRPVEFEIDGSKAGSGNLEILVNGGRVTSSVRSLGGQRFIASFTPHEHGTHTVQITFNGETVPGSPWHAEIMSSPGLTALGESTRLVPANTPAVFEILPPPGQSLSKGECVASVLTPNKSKLNARVTHEAANGAARIEFVPTEVGTHIIDASINGTKIAGGPLVAKVYDASLIQVTEVNGGVVGQPCQFRVDASAAGEGQLEISINEGEVPNHVQVVGGGRCLVSFTPEQAKSHLIDIKFNGETVRGCPFVCAVADTSRVLLNLSNLELIPVNRPSSFHITVSGGGAAELAVSVRGPQGELPVRVTGDIHAGFTAEFTPTSVGGHSINVEYNGFPVQGTPFLAKSYDASKVVVGSVSRGTMGRPVQFTVDAGDAGEGNLEITISAKGQNIPTQVHPQGSARFSVSFVPTESCEHTINVSFNKMPVPGCPITVSISGGVAGPQVSLGGPGPVHQTNSFVINHNGGRLEDIEVNVEGRRNLLY